CGTAGGGCGCCACGAAGTAGACGACCAGGAGGAGCGGCAGGATGCCCAGGCGTTCCACCGCGTCCACGAATCCTTCGCCGCGCCGCCCCGCCAGGAAGCGCAGGAAGCGCGAGCCGTCGAGCGGCGGGACCGGAATCAGGTTGAACGCCGCCAGGAAGACGTTGACGAAGAGGATATTGGCGAAAAAAAGCCCGTTGACCGTGAGTTCCGGCGAAGGGCCGTCGCGTTCGGCGAAGAGAAAGCCGGGGGCCGTGTGGAAGAGCGTCCAGAGGAAGGCCAGCCCCAGGGCGGCCAGGAGGATGTTGGTGAACGGTCCCGCCAGGGACGTCCACATGAATCCCGCCCGGGGATTCCGGAAGTTGAGGGGGTTGACGGGGGCGGGTTTCGGCCCCCCGAAAGGCACTCCCCGCAGCGCGATCATGAGGAGCGGCAGGATGATCGTCCAGAAGAGGTCGATGTGGGGGAGGGGGTTCAGGGTCAGGCGTCCCTGGTTTTTTCCCGTCGGGTCGCCGAGCCTGTAGGCCACCCATACGTGGGCGTACTCGTGGAGGATGCACGAGTAGGCCAGGACCCCGAGGTACAGCGACAGGCGGACGAATTCCTCCATGGTTGGACGGCAGTCTAGCCGGTGGCTATTCTGGCGTAAAGTGAAACCGCGGCTCCTGGACCTCCTCTATCCCCGCCTGTGCGCTTCCTGCGGCGGCTCCGCCGAAGGAGCCTTCTGCGGGGCCTGCGACGCCGCGCTCGAATGGATCGCGCCGCCGGCCTGTCCGCGATGCGGCGCCGCGCGGCCGGGGCGGGGATGCGTCGAGTGCGACGGGAAGGAGTTTCTCTTCGCGGGGGCCGCGGCCCTGGGGCGCTACGAGGGGCGTCTCCGGCAGGCGGTGCTGGCGCTCAAGTTCCGGGGCGAACGCCGTCTGGCCGACGACTTCGGGCGGCGCCTGGCGGCGCGGCTGGCGAGGCGGTTCGATCTCGTGGTCCCGGTGCCCATGTCCCGCTGGAAGCTCCTGGCGCGCGTCTACAACGCGGCGGAGCTCGTGGCCGAACGCGTGGCCCGCCATGCCGGGCTCCCCCTGGCCCGCCGCGCCCTGGTCAAAGCGCGCCGCACGCGGCCTCAGGTGGAGCTTCCTTTCGAGGAGCGGCTGAAGAACCCGCAGGGAGCCTACCGCGCCCGGCGCGTCCGCGGCACGGTCCTCCTCGTGGACGACGTCCTGACGACGGGTGCCACCGCCAACGCCTGCACGGAAGCGCTCCGGGCCGCCGGGGCCGCCGAGGTGCACGTGGCCGTCGTCGCGCGCTAAAGGGCGCGCGCCCCTTCGCCGATAGATCCTGCGCCGGAGAGGGGAGACGGGTTCGGGGGTGAACGTGATGAACCTTCTCGCTCTGGCTTCCCTCCTGGCCGCCCCGGCCCAGGGGGAAGACGGCCCGCGCGCCGTCTGGGTGACCCGCTTCGAGTACTCCAGCGAGG
The window above is part of the Planctomycetota bacterium genome. Proteins encoded here:
- a CDS encoding ComF family protein, whose product is MKPRLLDLLYPRLCASCGGSAEGAFCGACDAALEWIAPPACPRCGAARPGRGCVECDGKEFLFAGAAALGRYEGRLRQAVLALKFRGERRLADDFGRRLAARLARRFDLVVPVPMSRWKLLARVYNAAELVAERVARHAGLPLARRALVKARRTRPQVELPFEERLKNPQGAYRARRVRGTVLLVDDVLTTGATANACTEALRAAGAAEVHVAVVAR
- a CDS encoding site-2 protease family protein yields the protein MEEFVRLSLYLGVLAYSCILHEYAHVWVAYRLGDPTGKNQGRLTLNPLPHIDLFWTIILPLLMIALRGVPFGGPKPAPVNPLNFRNPRAGFMWTSLAGPFTNILLAALGLAFLWTLFHTAPGFLFAERDGPSPELTVNGLFFANILFVNVFLAAFNLIPVPPLDGSRFLRFLAGRRGEGFVDAVERLGILPLLLVVYFVAPYALAPVLRGLIGLLAGLFGPVHAHEIVSEFFTPIFKP